In Monomorium pharaonis isolate MP-MQ-018 chromosome 3, ASM1337386v2, whole genome shotgun sequence, a genomic segment contains:
- the LOC105831872 gene encoding THAP domain-containing protein 5 isoform X1 yields MGGCSAEFCNNSSTKGYVMKIFPKDPQRRALWAKNVNRKNWTPTNNSYLCEIHFAPDTWEQRIDGKRKLKSNAVPTIFGFFLKKEMSVAKNKNEVLVKNNDANDNMLDKDVVNSENDAVLAKSNDANDNMLNNDVFNDQSIVNKNTDIEFEEITNSSESSSVTDFSKNDEDKKQREHNKFIETINRQHIRMIKMRRKMKSLRTTIHTLQTKISNDKFKVALNSIFNEDQIRALFTKKRSARNWSDETINRALKLKSVCGNNGYEELIRQGYPFPSLRTLRRKLGEFKSDSEVSSKMSESLVDDEPNFETDADFECNLAFHDYTKKLP; encoded by the exons ATGGGTGGCTGTTCAGcagaattttgtaataattcttCAACGAAAGGCTatgttatgaaaatatttcccAAAGATCCTCAACGTCGTGCTTTATGGGCCAAAAATGTTAATCGTAAAAATTGGACGCCTACAAACAATTCATATCTTTGTGAG ATACACTTTGCTCCAGATACGTGGGAACAAAGAATTGACGGTaaacgaaaattaaaatcaaatgcaGTTCCAACTATATTTGgtttctttcttaaaaaagaaatgtcagtagcaaaaaataaaaatgaagttttagtaaaaaacAATGATGCAAACGATAATATGTTAGACAAGGATGTAGTAAACAGTGAAAACGATGCAGTATTGGCAAAAAGTAATGATGCAAATGATAACATGTTAAACAATGATGTTTTTAATGATCaatcaattgttaataaaaatacagatatTGAATTTGAa gAAATTACAAACTCTTCTGAATCTTCATCTGTAACTGATTTTAGCAAAAATGATGAAGACAAAAAACAACGAGaacataacaaatttatagAAACGATTAATCGACAACATATACGAATGATAAAGATGAggagaaaaatgaaaagtttgAGAACAACAATACATACCCTTCAAACTAAAATTAGTAATGATAAATTCAAAGTagctttaaattcaatttttaatgaagatcAGATCCGGGCTTTATTTACGAAAAAGCGAAGTGCTCGAAATTGGTCTGATGAAACAATTAATCGTGCACTGAAATTAAAATCAGTGTGTGGTAATAATGGATATGAAGAACTTATTCGGCAAGGATATCCATTTCCGAGTTTACGAACGTTACGACGAAAATTAGGAGAGTTTAAATCTGATTCTGAAGTTTCAAGTAAAATGTCTGAATCTCTAGTAGATGATGAACCTAATTTTGAAACAGATGCTGACTTTGAATGCAATTTGGCATTTCATgattatactaaaaaattgccATAA
- the LOC105831888 gene encoding uncharacterized protein LOC105831888 — translation MERKMIMIWNDCNISLVFCFFITLIIFTSAYDPDDKSLKDILLPEGQFEAFYLKGTQDEEQNAVRPPHLHGSFHQYRNPALVDAPNSAAYGFRFDGKRRFNFS, via the exons ATGGAACGgaaaatgataatgatatGGAACGATTGCAATATTTCATTG gttttttgctttttcatCACATTAATTATCTTCACGTCGGCATACGATCCGGATGACAAGTCCCTAAAGGATATCCTCTTACCGGAAGGTCAATTCGAGGCGTTTTACCTGAAAGGTACGCAAGACGAGGAGCAAAACGCCGTGAGGCCGCCCCATCTTCACGGATCTTTTCATCAATATCGAAATCCGGCATTAGTTGACGCGCCCAACAGCGCGGCATACGGATTTCGTTTCGACGGAAAACGCCGCTTTAATTTCAGTTGA
- the LOC114254286 gene encoding uncharacterized protein LOC114254286: MRITCLITVCAYLSSTVSTDEIQYFNRRIYIACSRLTRTRLQEQLAFNDAARKEINPNIGIRPYVFSTSQISRPQEQIETLQKPFHRKVRESQFRPQQQHARSRPNPMKRLKIRSIAGYSEVLGDDNEVHEFIHGQAPEEKHGEGPIYIKPVVRVTKKNIFDSIVDILEQLLNPPKKELGPIVGPIKMPGSHRKIYLRLMEPVDEKHIKVRFVTEVPVPVVDEKSILGPHHETVFPFLPFVDPADALLHRHPAGSSDATFSSSNRHPSVQLPRNATRVSGKGQREQFRPPTKPKKPTEDLQESNNENVPPVKVAPASGAESDKNHLYYHYQTEDDAVKQVTEIIREEQTKHEQNSKEPWYQLTTHRLPLRQVAPLYPLSAMEHTDSTSYENTYKVPSDSLTVPSQYTSSYEQYSNANAASGEIYDQSYTVPNAYQKQNEFSNAPSSYSISYQNQNEFNNAPSPTSYVKQNDLFSAPTTYASSYEETAYVPPSPASTHATFHEAQNGADAQAASNSQNALRVIEPPAYFPDPRQVLGNPNIKYENPATPRQRYNLSNANVTGSLPRDNTQNNGEILNDQVIWGKVKRERSESNFQMNESNFQKSVEITPDDNRDKWQPLMFVPEDADWHKAFTNLAKVANGNQHETIVTEQQSIDRPRQQVSRSTTPSTTTERERVGARRNSKRRNPSVAATTQSSKCLTADKGDKCERAEPLIAPTPYPEQIVEKQVQSVVNVEPVLITPKSIASSTVESVRLNVTKSSWIVEPQPLNDTKSSWTVGPQPLVMTTDSLATNSTTEKPALLIKMIKSTTAKSVENKTTTRSKSNSIEKSLASSTTQRSLITDTSEASVSNNTTKRLRLPKRPMIMKKPTFVLKGGESNSTTRKASTTTRKASTTTRKPITSSTTERTKMTRRSKYHGENRGAISKTKSSTI; encoded by the exons ATGAGGATCACATGTCTTATTACG GTCTGTGCGTATCTATCATCAACAGTATCCACTGATGAAATCCAATATTTTAACAG acgcATATACATTGCATGCTCTAGGTTAACGAGAACGAGATTACAAGAACAATTGGCTTTCAATGATGCtgcaagaaaagaaataaatcccAATATTGGGATTCGCCCCTATGTATTTTCTACGTCGCAGATTTCTCGACCACAGGAACAAATCGAAACTTTACAGAAACCTTTTCACCGAAAGGTTCGCGAATCTCAATTTAGACCTCAACAACAACATGCTCGCTCGAGACCCAATCCAATGAAACGTCTGAAAATCCGCTCAATCGCCGGTTATAGCGAGGTGTTGGGAGATGACAATGAAGTCCACGAATTCATTCACGGACAGGCCCCTGAAGAAAAGCACGGAGAAGGACCGATTTACATTAAACCTGTGGTTCGCgtcacaaagaaaaatatttttgattctaTAGTAGATATATTGGAGCAATTGCTGAATCCACCCAAAAAGGAGCTGGGCCCAATCGTCGGACCTATCAAGATGCCGGGGTCCCATCGCAAGATCTATTTGCGCCTGATGGAACCGGTCGACGAGAAACACATTAAAGTGCGCTTCGTAACAGAAGTACCGGTTCCCGTAGTAGATGAGAAGTCTATCTTAGGTCCGCACCATGAAACCGTCTTTCCGTTTCTACCTTTCGTTGATCCTGCCGACGCTCTTTTGCACCGACACCCTGCCGGATCAAGTGACGCGACCTTTAGTTCCTCCAATCGTCATCCATCGGTTCAACTGCCTCGAAACGCCACTCGCGTTTCCGGTAAAGGTCAAAGAGAACAGTTTAGACCTCCGACTAAACCAAAGAAGCCTACGGAAGATCTTCAGGAAAGCAATAACGAAAATGTACCGCCTGTTAAAGTGGCGCCTGCGAGCGGGGCGGAAAGCGATAAGAATCACTTGTACTATCATTACCAAACGGAAGACGACGCCGTGAAACAAGTAACGGAGATAATTAGAGAGGAACAAACGAAACACGAACAAAATTCGAAGGAACCCTGGTATCAGCTGACCACACACCGCTTGCCCCTTCGGCAGGTCGCCCCGTTGTACCCGCTCTCGGCGATGGAGCACACTGACTCTACCTCTTACGAGAATACGTATAAAGTGCCCAGCGACAGTCTCACCGTTCCTAGTCAGTATACAAGCTCGTACGAGCAGTACAGCAATGCTAACGCAGCCTCGGGAGAGATTTACGATCAATCTTACACCGTGCCGAACGCTTACCAGAAGCAAAACGAGTTTAGCAACGCCCCGAGCTCTTACTCGATCTCTTATCAGAACCAAAACGAGTTCAACAACGCCCCGAGCCCTACTTCTTACGTCAAGCAGAACGATCTTTTCAGCGCCCCCACCACTTATGCAAGTTCTTACGAGGAGACGGCCTACGTTCCACCATCACCGGCGAGCACTCACGCGACTTTTCACGAGGCGCAAAACGGCGCAGACGCTCAAGCTGCTTCAAATTCTCAGAATGCACTTCGTGTCATAGAGCCGCCAGCTTATTTCCCCGATCCCCGGCAAGTCTTGGGGAATCCCAATATTAAATACGAAAACCCTGCGACTCCACGGCAGCGTTACAATTTGTCTAATGCCAACGTGACGGGCTCGTTACCACGCGATAATACGCAGAATAACGGCGAGATCTTGAACGATCAGGTAATATGGGGTAAGGTGAAACGGGAGAGGAGCGAATCGAATTTCCAGATGAACGAGTCTAACTTCCAGAAGAGCGTGGAGATTACCCCCGATGACAATCGCGACAAATGGCAGCCGCTCATGTTCGTGCCCGAGGACGCGGATTGGCACAAGGCGTTCACCAATCTGGCGAAGGTCGCGAACGGTAATCAGCACGAAACCATCGTGACGGAACAACAATCGATCGATCGCCCGAGGCAGCAGGTTTCGCGAAGCACCACGCCGAGCACTAcgaccgagagagagagggtcgGTGCACGTCGGAACAGTAAACGCCGCAACCCCTCGGTCGCAGCTACCACTCAAAGTTCAAAATGTCTGACCGCGGACAAGGGAGACAAATGCGAACGAGCGGAACCCTTGATCGCCCCGACGCCTTATCCGGAACAGATCGTGGAGAAGCAAGTACAGTCGGTCGTCAATGTTGAACCGGTTTTGATCACTCCGAAATCAATAGCGAGCAGTACAGTCGAGTCCGTGAGATTGAATGTCACGAAGAGCAGCTGGATAGTGGAACCGCAGCCATTAAATGACACGAAGAGCAGCTGGACAGTGGGACCGCAGCCATTGGTGATGACAACCGATAGTCTCGCGACGAACAGCACGACGGAGAAACCGGCGCTATTGATTAAAATGATTAAGAGCACGACGGCGAAATCAGTCGAAAACAAAACAACAACCAGATCAAAGAGTAATTCAATAGAGAAATCGTTAGCGAGCAGTACGACGCAGAGATCATTGATAACCGACACCTCCGAGGCGTCCGTATCGAATAACACCACGAAGAGGCTGCGATTACCGAAGCGGCCTATGATAATGAAAAAACCGACTTTCGTATTGAAGGGAGGCGAGTCGAACAGCACGACGAGAAAAGCGAGCACCACGACGAGAAAAGCGAGTACCACGACGCGGAAGCCGATCACGAGTAGTACGACGGAGAGAACGAAGATGACGAGGCGATCGAAATACCATGGCGAAAATCGCGGCGCGATTTCGAAGACGAAGTCGAGTACGATATGA
- the LOC114254293 gene encoding uncharacterized protein LOC114254293 has product MRNKFLYTVLFLITFAFIMVHQSIESKKVVIHVPYRVKNVKHTHTIYKIIKHHGHGKHKSDEEYYEDDY; this is encoded by the exons ATGAGGAACAAATTTCTG tACACTGTCTTGTTTCTGATAACCTTTGCATTCATCATGGTACATCAATCAATCGAATC gaaGAAAGTGGTAATACACGTCCCTTACCGAGTGAAAAATGTGAAACATACGCAcacaatctataaaataattaaacatcaTGGTCATGGAAAACACAAAAGTGACGAAGAATATTACGAagatgattattaa
- the LOC105831864 gene encoding uncharacterized protein LOC105831864, translating into FFTYYIYQCFNSVHFKIHVPEIIKHHIHTKTVFIHIHKPDISTAPKKSKPKEEPKKKKTHKEIHHEDWSSWSTYGYYDDHDDKSDGDFKNQEDDVHKEVTHKNNNPFAQYHGDSYMPPHYDKPDYLKEQHDDNMGYSYPPQYEVKEDVKEIDNNDIEPYMHTYEEGYHKGGESVMGHTYSGDVTKFYEDKHEKGEHDKGEHSAERYHNESGEKTHAGRYFVDDSEYQQNKKTVKRMRPKIFVQS; encoded by the coding sequence TTCTtcacttattatatttatcaatgttttaacAGCGTGCACTTCAAGATTCACGTGCccgaaataataaaacatcacATTCATACGAAAACTGTGTTCATACACATTCACAAACCGGATATTTCGACGGCACCGAAGAAGTCCAAGCCCAAGGAAGAAccaaagaagaagaagacccACAAGGAAATACATCACGAAGATTGGAGTTCCTGGAGCACTTACGGCTATTATGACGATCACGACGATAAATCGGACGGTGATTTCAAGAATCAAGAGGATGATGTCCACAAAGAGGTGACTCATAAGAATAACAATCCCTTCGCTCAGTATCACGGGGATTCTTACATGCCCCCGCACTACGACAAACCTGATTATCTGAAAGAACAGCACGACGACAACATGGGCTACTCGTATCCGCCGCAGTACGAAGTGAAGGAGGACGTCAAGGAAATAGATAACAACGACATCGAGCCCTACATGCACACATATGAGGAAGGTTATCATAAGGGAGGCGAGTCCGTTATGGGACACACTTATTCGGGTGATGTGACGAAATTCTACGAGGACAAACACGAGAAAGGCGAACACGACAAGGGCGAACACTCGGCTGAACGGTATCATAATGAGTCGGGGGAGAAAACCCATGCAGGTCGTTACTTCGTCGATGACTCCGAATAccagcaaaataaaaaaacggtGAAGCGTATGCGTCCTAAGATTTTTGTGCAATCATGA
- the LOC105831872 gene encoding dynein heavy chain-like protein PF11_0240 isoform X2, with product MLIVKIGRLQTIHIFIHFAPDTWEQRIDGKRKLKSNAVPTIFGFFLKKEMSVAKNKNEVLVKNNDANDNMLDKDVVNSENDAVLAKSNDANDNMLNNDVFNDQSIVNKNTDIEFEEITNSSESSSVTDFSKNDEDKKQREHNKFIETINRQHIRMIKMRRKMKSLRTTIHTLQTKISNDKFKVALNSIFNEDQIRALFTKKRSARNWSDETINRALKLKSVCGNNGYEELIRQGYPFPSLRTLRRKLGEFKSDSEVSSKMSESLVDDEPNFETDADFECNLAFHDYTKKLP from the exons ATGTTAATCGTAAAAATTGGACGCCTACAAACAATTCATATCTTT ATACACTTTGCTCCAGATACGTGGGAACAAAGAATTGACGGTaaacgaaaattaaaatcaaatgcaGTTCCAACTATATTTGgtttctttcttaaaaaagaaatgtcagtagcaaaaaataaaaatgaagttttagtaaaaaacAATGATGCAAACGATAATATGTTAGACAAGGATGTAGTAAACAGTGAAAACGATGCAGTATTGGCAAAAAGTAATGATGCAAATGATAACATGTTAAACAATGATGTTTTTAATGATCaatcaattgttaataaaaatacagatatTGAATTTGAa gAAATTACAAACTCTTCTGAATCTTCATCTGTAACTGATTTTAGCAAAAATGATGAAGACAAAAAACAACGAGaacataacaaatttatagAAACGATTAATCGACAACATATACGAATGATAAAGATGAggagaaaaatgaaaagtttgAGAACAACAATACATACCCTTCAAACTAAAATTAGTAATGATAAATTCAAAGTagctttaaattcaatttttaatgaagatcAGATCCGGGCTTTATTTACGAAAAAGCGAAGTGCTCGAAATTGGTCTGATGAAACAATTAATCGTGCACTGAAATTAAAATCAGTGTGTGGTAATAATGGATATGAAGAACTTATTCGGCAAGGATATCCATTTCCGAGTTTACGAACGTTACGACGAAAATTAGGAGAGTTTAAATCTGATTCTGAAGTTTCAAGTAAAATGTCTGAATCTCTAGTAGATGATGAACCTAATTTTGAAACAGATGCTGACTTTGAATGCAATTTGGCATTTCATgattatactaaaaaattgccATAA
- the LOC105831872 gene encoding cytochrome c oxidase subunit NDUFA4 isoform X3: MRMKGLSFASIKKNPALLPLYFFIGVAATGATVFTLRMAFHATDVSWVNKKDAEPWNYYKDKPYKFYVSKNEYKTVKSQAPEY; the protein is encoded by the exons ATGAGGATGAAAGGGTTGAGTTTTGCGAGCATAAAGAAGAACCCGGCT CTGTTGCCACTGTACTTCTTCATAGGAGTGGCAGCTACCGGCGCGACAGTTTTCACATTACGCATGGCATTTCACGCTACCGATGTTTCCTGGGTAAATAAGAAAGATGCCGAGCCATGGAACTATTACAAGGACAAGCCATATAAG ttttacgtatcaaaaaatgaatacaaGACAGTGAAAAGCCAAGCGCCTGAATATTGA
- the LOC105831873 gene encoding palmitoyltransferase ZDHHC3 translates to MDYGYIPFHREKDFHNRCCGGKLWCIKDICGIICAVLTWLLIIYAEFVVMAVILIPTINTLYSSLNMAIFQSLAFLAFTSHLRTMFTDPGAVPKGNATKEMIQQMGFRDGQVIFKCPKCCSIKPDRAHHCSVCQRCIRKMDHHCPWVNNCVGENNQKYFVLFTFYIAGISLQSLFLCIQQFTTCVRQEWRECSTFNPPATVVLLLFLAFEALLFAIFTAVMLGTQLQAIWNDETGIEQLKKEEARWVRNSRWKSIQAVFGRFSIAWFSPFTSPPNAKTKLDSYLYSV, encoded by the exons ATGGATTATGGTTACATACCCTTTCACAGGGAGAAAGACTTTCATAATAGATGCTGCGGTGGAAAGCTCTGGTGTATCAAG GACATATGTGGTATCATATGCGCAGTATTAACATGGCTACTGATAATCTATGCAGAGTTTGTAGTGATGGCGGTGATTCTTATTCCTAcgataaatacattatattccAGCTTAAATATGGCCATTTTCCAATCTCTAGCATTTCTGGCCTTTACGTCGCACCTAAGAACCATGTTTACAGATCCG GGCGCAGTTCCGAAAGGCAATGCCACGAAAGAGATGATACAACAAATGGGATTTAGGGATGGACAGGTTATTTTTAAGTGCCCAAAATGTTGTTCTATTAAGCCTGACAGAGCTCATCATTGCTCTGTTTGCCAAAG ATGCATTAGGAAAATGGATCACCACTGTCCATGGGTTAATAATTGTGTAGgagaaaataatcaaaaatatttcgtactTTTTACC ttttatatagcGGGCATATCACTGCAATCCTTGTTTCTGTGTATACAACAATTTACTACATGTGTCAGGCAAGAATGGAGGGAGTGTTCCACATTCAATCCACCGGCTACGGTGGTACTATTGTTATTTCTAGCATTCGAGGCACTTTTATTTGCCATTTTCACTGCTGTGATGTTAGGCACGCAACTACAAGCTATTTGGAATGACGAAACC GGTATAGAACAACTTAAAAAAGAGGAAGCTAGATGGGTTCGTAATAGTAGATGGAAATCAATTCAAGCGGTTTTCGGAAGATTTTCGATAGCGTGGTTTTCCCCTTTTACTTCGCCTCCTAACGCGAAAACGAAATTAGATTCTTATCTATATTctgtttga